In a single window of the Campylobacter iguaniorum genome:
- the hemH gene encoding ferrochelatase, whose product MDKKVVLLLNMGGADNLSQVEVFLKNMFNDPYILGIKNKTLRSFVAWMITKMRVKSATKNYVALGGKSPIGDLTRSLVEKLNKTYGNENLIFDYVMNYTPPFANEVFSKYRDAKEIVLFPLYPHHSSTTIVSSLDSANAAIKKLGLKAAIKTVEYFYENQSYNDIIVENIKNKVSGLDSSKIDLVFSSHSLPKKIIEKGDLYEKHTNAHVEILANSLKNAGVKFNSISLAYQSRLGPVEWLGPNLSEVLPKLDSKRALIYPISFCIDNSETDFELDIEYRHVANENKFEYYEVVKAPNDSDKFAKFIISLI is encoded by the coding sequence ATGGATAAAAAAGTAGTATTGCTCCTAAATATGGGTGGGGCTGACAATCTAAGCCAAGTTGAAGTTTTCTTAAAAAATATGTTTAATGACCCATATATTTTAGGTATAAAAAACAAAACTTTGAGATCATTTGTAGCGTGGATGATAACCAAAATGAGAGTAAAAAGCGCTACTAAAAACTATGTAGCACTTGGTGGAAAATCACCAATTGGAGATCTTACTAGATCGCTTGTGGAAAAGCTAAACAAAACTTATGGCAACGAAAATTTGATATTTGATTATGTTATGAACTACACTCCGCCATTTGCAAATGAGGTATTTTCTAAGTATAGAGACGCTAAAGAAATAGTCTTATTCCCACTTTATCCACATCATTCTAGTACGACTATAGTATCAAGCCTAGATAGTGCAAATGCTGCTATAAAGAAGCTTGGACTAAAAGCTGCTATAAAAACTGTAGAGTATTTTTATGAAAATCAAAGCTACAATGATATAATCGTAGAAAATATTAAAAATAAAGTCAGTGGGCTTGATTCTAGCAAGATAGACCTTGTATTTTCATCTCATTCCTTGCCTAAAAAAATTATCGAAAAAGGTGATTTGTACGAGAAGCATACAAATGCTCACGTTGAAATTTTGGCAAATAGCCTAAAAAATGCTGGTGTTAAATTTAATTCAATCAGCTTGGCTTATCAATCACGTCTTGGGCCTGTGGAGTGGCTTGGACCAAATTTAAGCGAAGTTTTGCCAAAACTAGATAGCAAAAGGGCTTTAATCTATCCGATTAGCTTTTGCATTGATAATTCTGAGACTGATTTTGAGCTTGATATCGAGTATAGACACGTGGCAAATGAGAATAAATTTGAGTACTATGAAGTGGTAAAAGCACCAAACGATAGTGATAAATTTGCTAAATTTATAATTAGTTTAATCTAA
- the flgB gene encoding flagellar basal body rod protein FlgB, whose amino-acid sequence MFAGFQTSKSKQLVNAALEGRVLRQQIIAGNIANIDTPFYKAKDVDFESALIAKKNEIYGVKTEPKFELAVTNEKHFASLDFPSAKNSTVYLRDGHMARNDGNTVDLDVETTELSKNSIMVQALDGASKKQGDIFKSVIDASGKI is encoded by the coding sequence ATGTTTGCAGGCTTCCAAACAAGCAAATCAAAACAACTAGTCAATGCAGCGCTTGAAGGCAGAGTTCTTCGCCAACAAATCATCGCTGGCAATATAGCAAATATCGATACTCCATTTTACAAGGCAAAAGATGTAGATTTTGAATCTGCTTTGATTGCTAAAAAAAATGAAATTTATGGTGTAAAAACTGAGCCTAAATTTGAGCTTGCAGTTACAAACGAAAAGCATTTTGCCTCGCTAGACTTTCCAAGTGCTAAAAACTCAACAGTGTATTTAAGAGATGGCCACATGGCAAGGAACGATGGCAATACAGTTGATTTAGATGTCGAAACAACCGAGCTTAGCAAAAACTCTATAATGGTGCAAGCTCTAGATGGTGCGAGCAAAAAACAAGGCGATATATTTAAAAGCGTAATAGACGCTAGTGGTAAAATTTAA
- the flgC gene encoding flagellar basal body rod protein FlgC — MAYLSDFDISGYGLSAQRFRMNVISSNIANANTTRTAEGGPYRRREVVFKAIDFTSELNNALNSKTDFLQNENPLDDPDAPQFPKPALSSVIVDKVVRDDSDFRLKYDPSHPDANAKGYVMLPNINPVIEMADLVEATRAYQANVSAFQSAKNIANSAIELLKG; from the coding sequence GTGGCATATTTAAGTGATTTTGATATAAGTGGTTATGGTTTGAGCGCTCAACGCTTCCGTATGAACGTAATTAGCTCAAATATCGCAAACGCAAACACAACAAGAACAGCAGAAGGCGGACCATATAGAAGACGTGAAGTTGTTTTCAAAGCTATTGATTTTACAAGTGAGCTAAACAACGCACTAAACTCAAAAACTGATTTCTTGCAAAACGAAAATCCACTTGATGATCCAGATGCTCCACAGTTTCCAAAACCAGCTCTAAGCAGCGTTATAGTCGATAAAGTAGTAAGGGATGATAGCGATTTTAGACTCAAATACGACCCAAGCCACCCAGATGCAAACGCAAAGGGCTATGTAATGCTGCCAAACATTAATCCAGTTATAGAAATGGCCGATTTAGTAGAAGCTACAAGAGCGTATCAAGCAAACGTTTCAGCATTTCAAAGTGCTAAAAATATAGCAAATAGTGCAATAGAGTTATTAAAAGGATAA
- a CDS encoding peptidoglycan D,D-transpeptidase FtsI family protein, protein MNERHSQDKVYVIYGFIILGVILFLSVIFYRVFLDRHLPKLQSSDFDSALRGSIITKDGFSIANSQKLYKAMVDTRNIDPNKKELFIRLYTLYSGDDPKKIRKILNKKGIVTLSYEIDAKGAAYLKELARKLYRKKVFVPYEDPKTGIVTTQGMSIVESGEKRIYMAEDTLTPTIGYIKKIEKDGITKVEGVKGIEQVYDNLLSSTQDAIIKGPRDLSNTIILSGDADLSKRIDGYNVVLNTPLKLQKILEKMANERMQDLIAKEVVIGIMDSKTGKILSLVSTSRYNPSNITRRDYQALNSTASEYAYEVGSVMKPFIFSLLLKENKVNPLEIINIYGGKYKLGKRIITDSHKNDFLSAEDVIVESSNIGMIQIVDRLNETDLYNGLLDFGFSKKTGIDLSYEQVGLIPYMSELRNKTYKATLSYGYGLQVTFMQLLTAYNAINNNGVMITPQIASHLEKYGKAYSIKEQEKRVVLPIETAKTMKRILIKVVESDKGTARKTKIDGLSIGGKTGTAHIATSGGYSDKLYNASFFGFASDPKGNNYTIGVLVREPMKPYPYYFASWSALPVFKNTVELLIENGYLIPAPTKPKAVQNKQEDERVILD, encoded by the coding sequence ATGAATGAACGCCACAGCCAAGACAAGGTTTATGTCATATATGGCTTTATAATCCTTGGAGTTATTCTATTTTTGTCTGTAATTTTTTATAGAGTGTTTTTAGACAGACACTTACCAAAGCTCCAAAGTAGCGATTTTGACAGTGCTTTAAGAGGATCTATCATCACAAAAGATGGTTTTAGCATAGCAAATAGCCAAAAACTCTATAAAGCTATGGTCGATACTAGAAATATAGATCCAAACAAAAAAGAGCTATTTATCAGATTATACACACTTTACAGTGGTGACGATCCCAAAAAAATCAGAAAAATCCTAAATAAAAAAGGCATAGTAACGCTATCTTATGAAATCGATGCCAAAGGTGCAGCGTATCTTAAAGAGCTAGCTAGAAAACTATATAGAAAAAAAGTTTTTGTCCCATATGAAGATCCAAAAACTGGCATAGTCACAACTCAAGGTATGAGTATAGTAGAAAGTGGCGAAAAACGCATATATATGGCTGAAGATACGCTCACGCCTACCATAGGATACATCAAAAAGATAGAAAAAGACGGCATCACAAAAGTCGAGGGTGTAAAAGGTATAGAACAAGTCTATGATAATCTACTCTCTTCTACTCAAGATGCCATTATAAAAGGCCCAAGAGATCTTTCAAATACTATTATTCTTTCAGGCGACGCTGACCTTTCTAAAAGGATAGACGGATATAATGTCGTTTTAAACACTCCACTAAAACTACAAAAAATCCTAGAAAAAATGGCAAACGAAAGAATGCAAGATCTCATAGCAAAAGAGGTTGTCATAGGCATAATGGATAGTAAAACTGGCAAGATTTTATCGCTAGTTTCTACTTCAAGATATAATCCATCAAATATCACAAGAAGAGACTATCAAGCACTAAATTCAACCGCAAGCGAGTATGCTTATGAGGTAGGCTCTGTTATGAAGCCATTTATATTTTCACTACTTCTAAAAGAAAATAAAGTCAATCCACTAGAAATCATAAATATTTACGGCGGCAAGTATAAACTTGGCAAAAGAATCATCACAGATAGCCATAAAAACGACTTTTTAAGTGCAGAAGATGTCATAGTAGAATCATCAAACATAGGTATGATACAAATCGTTGATAGGCTAAACGAAACAGACCTTTACAACGGACTTTTGGACTTTGGTTTTTCTAAAAAAACTGGCATTGATCTAAGCTATGAGCAAGTTGGACTTATACCTTATATGAGCGAGCTTAGGAACAAGACTTATAAAGCAACTTTGAGCTATGGATACGGATTGCAAGTCACATTCATGCAGCTACTAACTGCGTATAACGCCATAAACAATAACGGAGTCATGATAACCCCACAAATCGCAAGCCATTTGGAAAAATACGGGAAAGCTTACAGTATAAAAGAGCAAGAAAAAAGAGTAGTTTTGCCTATAGAAACAGCCAAAACTATGAAAAGAATCCTTATAAAAGTCGTAGAAAGCGACAAGGGAACAGCTAGAAAAACAAAAATCGATGGTCTTAGTATAGGTGGCAAAACAGGAACAGCTCATATAGCAACAAGTGGCGGATATAGCGACAAACTTTACAACGCAAGCTTTTTTGGTTTTGCTAGCGACCCAAAAGGCAATAACTACACAATAGGCGTTTTGGTTAGAGAGCCTATGAAGCCTTATCCATATTATTTCGCATCTTGGAGTGCTTTGCCTGTCTTTAAAAACACGGTGGAGCTTCTCATAGAAAATGGCTATCTAATCCCAGCTCCAACCAAACCAAAAGCAGTTCAAAATAAACAAGAAGATGAAAGAGTTATATTAGATTAA
- the fliE gene encoding flagellar hook-basal body complex protein FliE: MNISEISNLNQTEQTKKSQEQSGSGFSDMLNKALSDLNDTQVKADKAVADLATGEVTDLHQAAIAIGKAETSMKLMLEIRNKAISAYKEISRTQL, from the coding sequence ATGAATATCTCAGAAATATCAAATTTAAATCAAACTGAACAAACTAAAAAAAGCCAAGAACAAAGCGGAAGTGGTTTTTCTGATATGTTGAATAAAGCCTTAAGCGACTTAAACGACACTCAAGTAAAAGCCGATAAAGCAGTAGCCGACCTAGCCACTGGCGAGGTTACAGACTTGCACCAAGCAGCCATCGCTATAGGCAAAGCAGAAACAAGCATGAAACTAATGCTAGAAATCAGAAATAAAGCCATAAGCGCATATAAAGAAATCTCAAGAACTCAACTCTAA
- the aat gene encoding leucyl/phenylalanyl-tRNA--protein transferase gives MIYKFPNPKFAPKNAPLAFGGSLEPNALISAYKKGIFPWFMEGESILWWSPDPRAVFYPKDIKKHKSIKPFFKRYVVKFDHDFGSLIKLCKEHRQNHEPTWISNDIVSSYTKLHELGYAHSVEVYENDELIGGLYGLIFGKVFCGESMISTKPNASKVALITLCEVLSKFDFLIDAQVMNEHLRFMGAINLKRDRFLDELNKKINQNSGFNSFKELI, from the coding sequence GTGATTTATAAGTTCCCAAATCCTAAATTTGCACCCAAAAATGCCCCTTTAGCCTTTGGTGGAAGCTTAGAGCCAAACGCCCTAATATCAGCATATAAAAAAGGCATATTTCCTTGGTTTATGGAGGGTGAGAGCATTCTTTGGTGGTCGCCAGATCCAAGAGCTGTATTTTACCCAAAAGATATCAAAAAACACAAAAGTATAAAGCCATTTTTCAAGCGTTACGTGGTAAAATTCGACCACGATTTTGGCTCTTTGATAAAGCTTTGCAAAGAGCACAGGCAAAATCACGAGCCAACTTGGATAAGCAATGACATCGTAAGCTCATACACAAAACTCCATGAGCTAGGATACGCTCACAGCGTGGAAGTTTATGAAAATGATGAGTTAATCGGCGGGCTTTATGGACTGATTTTTGGTAAGGTATTTTGCGGCGAAAGTATGATAAGCACAAAACCAAATGCTTCAAAAGTCGCTCTTATCACGCTTTGCGAAGTGCTTAGTAAATTTGATTTTTTGATAGATGCTCAAGTGATGAACGAGCATTTGAGATTTATGGGTGCAATAAATTTAAAACGAGATAGATTTTTAGATGAATTAAACAAAAAAATTAATCAAAATTCAGGATTTAATTCATTTAAAGAGCTGATTTAG